A single window of Candidatus Omnitrophota bacterium DNA harbors:
- a CDS encoding HD domain-containing protein: MEINIIEKFLREFISTWQVAKIYGIEHPRFLSSLDVVFDNLEPILIAKKELIIGVVGSEFACGEDIFFELSQKSGLAIAQLKEKGIERIIFQKGVDKEEVSQFISLLVVPQTQIEGEFKDYLSVIGIKNIRVGKIIESDLGPVDKDGSNFDKIDKYKDCLDKVSKSLDSLIDEDKVDFLKVKFVTNAIMDNLSDSYQIFLSLSEVKNYDSATFVHLLNVSVLSIYFSHKLGLGRDDCLDIGVSALLHDIGKLSISRKIIQKSGKLKDEEFTKIKSHTILGAEILLHHSDKLGVLPAIVAFEHHLGWDSKGYPKISFSRRPHLASSIVHICDEYDALTQRRSYKRDYPPEIVYQIMNKQKGAKFSPKLLDKFFKILGLWPKGSIVRLSDSRIAVVRQPNEEDIYRPQVEIVSDSAGEMVDLSSNPEIGIRHALNPLTEGKQYLRFI, translated from the coding sequence ATGGAAATTAATATAATCGAGAAATTTTTACGTGAGTTTATCTCGACCTGGCAAGTTGCAAAGATTTACGGGATTGAACATCCACGATTTTTGAGCTCTTTAGACGTAGTGTTCGATAATTTAGAGCCAATACTTATTGCGAAAAAAGAATTAATTATTGGGGTGGTTGGATCGGAATTTGCCTGCGGTGAAGATATCTTTTTTGAACTTAGCCAAAAATCAGGTTTAGCAATTGCTCAGTTAAAAGAAAAAGGCATTGAAAGAATTATTTTCCAAAAAGGTGTAGACAAAGAAGAGGTTTCCCAGTTCATATCGCTCTTGGTGGTTCCGCAAACTCAAATTGAGGGTGAATTCAAAGATTACTTATCGGTTATTGGCATAAAAAATATTAGAGTGGGCAAGATTATTGAGTCGGATTTAGGTCCGGTTGATAAAGATGGATCGAATTTTGATAAAATTGATAAGTATAAAGATTGCTTAGATAAGGTATCTAAATCTTTGGATTCTTTAATTGATGAGGATAAGGTTGATTTTTTAAAGGTTAAATTTGTTACTAATGCGATTATGGACAACTTATCGGATAGTTATCAGATATTTTTATCGCTTTCGGAAGTAAAAAATTATGATAGTGCAACTTTCGTGCATCTTTTAAACGTAAGTGTACTTTCGATTTATTTTTCACATAAATTAGGTTTGGGCCGTGATGATTGTCTTGATATAGGAGTTTCAGCTCTTTTGCATGATATCGGAAAGCTTTCTATTTCTCGAAAAATAATTCAAAAGTCAGGCAAACTAAAGGATGAGGAGTTTACCAAGATTAAAAGCCATACAATTTTAGGGGCAGAGATTCTTTTGCATCATTCTGATAAGTTAGGGGTTTTACCGGCAATCGTTGCCTTTGAGCACCACTTGGGGTGGGATAGCAAGGGGTATCCTAAGATTAGTTTTTCTCGGAGGCCGCATTTAGCCTCTTCGATTGTCCATATTTGTGATGAGTATGATGCCCTTACTCAACGCCGTTCTTATAAGAGAGATTATCCGCCAGAGATAGTTTATCAAATAATGAATAAGCAGAAAGGGGCTAAATTTTCTCCGAAATTGCTGGATAAGTTTTTTAAAATACTAGGTCTTTGGCCAAAAGGAAGTATCGTGCGTTTGAGCGATTCCAGAATAGCTGTGGTGCGTCAGCCGAATGAGGAGGATATCTATCGACCCCAAGTTGAGATTGTTTCTGATTCGGCCGGAGAGATGGTCGATTTATCAAGTAATCCTGAGATTGGGATACGTCACGCCCTTAATCCTTTGACTGAGGGCAAACAGTATCTTAGATTTATATAA
- a CDS encoding glycosyltransferase gives MKRVSVLHISEFGGHSKAAQNIKEAFLFKDPRIDVVTLNGLGHFYPRGEKVVDFAYMMTIKHFPSVWGKAYDRKKVIKALTPYRKIVHKITFGKLNRLINESRPDCFVATQAFPCGLIADFKKSKGLKIPLVAIVTDYHPHRFWVHPHVDRYVVACQEARKVLIGQGVVPEKIKVLGIPISVKFLGSYPKEEIADELGFVKNLPSLLIMGGGLGLGPIQFIAQELDALSHDFQIIVICGKNKKLYEWFSKNKGLFKKPIFTFGYTHKIYKIMDFSDIIITKGGGITISESLAKGLCIIVTNPIPGQEERNVNYLNNVQAITKADKAEEVAGVVGRFFSNPKDMYRFRERAKEYSFIDSSLRIVDLILELIS, from the coding sequence ATGAAAAGAGTTAGCGTTTTACATATTTCTGAGTTTGGTGGTCACAGTAAAGCTGCCCAAAATATCAAGGAAGCCTTTCTTTTCAAAGACCCCCGGATAGACGTTGTAACTTTAAACGGCTTAGGTCATTTTTATCCGCGAGGAGAGAAAGTGGTCGACTTTGCCTATATGATGACCATAAAACACTTTCCTTCTGTTTGGGGTAAGGCCTATGATCGCAAGAAAGTCATAAAAGCTTTAACCCCTTATCGTAAAATTGTTCACAAAATAACCTTTGGTAAGTTAAACCGTTTGATAAATGAGTCTCGGCCGGATTGTTTTGTTGCTACCCAGGCTTTTCCTTGCGGTTTAATTGCTGATTTTAAAAAGAGTAAGGGTTTAAAAATACCCTTAGTTGCCATTGTCACCGATTATCATCCGCATCGTTTTTGGGTTCATCCTCATGTTGATCGTTATGTTGTAGCTTGTCAAGAAGCACGGAAAGTTTTAATTGGCCAAGGTGTTGTTCCTGAAAAAATAAAGGTATTAGGGATACCAATCTCGGTTAAGTTTTTAGGTAGTTATCCTAAGGAAGAGATTGCTGATGAGTTAGGGTTTGTAAAAAATTTACCTTCATTATTGATTATGGGCGGAGGCCTAGGTTTAGGTCCAATACAGTTTATTGCTCAGGAGCTGGATGCTTTAAGTCATGATTTTCAGATTATAGTCATCTGCGGTAAGAATAAGAAACTTTACGAATGGTTCTCGAAGAACAAAGGACTTTTCAAGAAGCCAATTTTTACCTTTGGCTATACCCATAAGATATACAAAATAATGGATTTTTCAGATATTATTATTACCAAAGGCGGTGGGATAACTATTTCTGAAAGTTTAGCTAAAGGATTATGTATTATTGTTACTAATCCGATACCCGGTCAAGAAGAGAGAAATGTTAACTATTTAAATAACGTTCAGGCAATAACTAAGGCCGATAAGGCAGAGGAGGTTGCTGGAGTTGTCGGCAGGTTCTTTAGTAATCCCAAAGATATGTATCGTTTTCGAGAGCGGGCAAAAGAATATTCGTTTATTGATTCTTCTTTGAGGATAGTTGATTTAATTTTGGAGCTAATCAGTTAA
- a CDS encoding lysophospholipid acyltransferase family protein encodes MYYLFVFGSLLASIFPRNICYLFAKIVALSNFYLFVKDKRNIDYNLGAIVFDPKERRRQVKNVFINFSYYLADFFRYPKLNEAFIKKYVKVIGLDNLGSVIDQHKGVIALTAHLGNYELAGAVISLLGYPVSAVALPHKDKRINNFFDHRRNMVGMQVISTGSAVRGCFSALKTGRVLGLLGDKDFSGGGLKLEMFSRQAKLPRGAAFFALKTNTPIVPVFFVRVDKYFYHLIIDKPIFLNKDTESDEVTIINKYIAVLEKYLKQYPGQWYMFDRYWLD; translated from the coding sequence ATGTATTATCTTTTTGTTTTCGGAAGCCTGCTAGCCTCAATTTTTCCCCGGAATATTTGTTATTTGTTTGCTAAAATAGTGGCCTTATCTAATTTTTATCTATTCGTTAAAGATAAACGAAATATAGATTATAATTTGGGGGCCATCGTTTTTGATCCGAAAGAGAGAAGAAGGCAAGTTAAAAACGTATTCATAAATTTTTCTTACTATTTAGCTGATTTTTTCCGCTACCCTAAGTTAAATGAAGCCTTTATAAAAAAATACGTAAAAGTTATCGGTTTAGATAATTTAGGTTCGGTTATTGATCAACATAAGGGGGTAATAGCCCTTACTGCTCATTTAGGAAATTATGAGTTGGCCGGAGCCGTGATTTCGCTTCTAGGGTATCCGGTCTCTGCGGTTGCTCTTCCCCATAAAGATAAACGGATAAATAATTTTTTTGATCATCGGCGTAATATGGTAGGGATGCAAGTAATTTCTACTGGTAGTGCTGTGCGCGGTTGCTTCTCAGCGCTTAAAACTGGAAGGGTATTAGGTCTCTTGGGTGATAAAGATTTTTCTGGGGGTGGTTTAAAGCTCGAGATGTTTTCTCGTCAGGCTAAACTTCCTCGCGGGGCTGCTTTTTTTGCTTTAAAAACCAATACTCCGATTGTGCCGGTATTTTTCGTTAGAGTCGATAAGTATTTTTATCATCTTATAATTGACAAGCCGATTTTTTTAAATAAAGATACTGAAAGTGATGAAGTAACTATAATTAATAAATATATAGCTGTTTTAGAAAAGTACCTAAAACAGTATCCGGGTCAGTGGTACATGTTTGATCGATACTGGCTGGATTAA
- a CDS encoding glycosyltransferase family 2 protein, which produces MKIWVVIPAYNEVLSLESLLNRLGDKNLSILVIDDGSIDATYKVAKAKADVAIKNEKNLGKGLALNKAISYLFDHQEFDYLIFMDADGQHSPEDIDKFFEEAEKGSSFVIGNRMVEPLGMPYNRVVTNKFMSWLISKIIGQQVPDSQCGFRMIKRQVLEKIAIKTKKFEIESEILIKAAKLGFDIKSMPIKTIYFKNPHSKIRPFRDAIRFITFIAKVDK; this is translated from the coding sequence ATGAAGATTTGGGTTGTTATTCCGGCTTACAATGAGGTTTTGAGTTTAGAGTCGCTTCTTAATCGGCTGGGCGATAAAAATTTATCTATACTTGTAATTGATGATGGTTCGATTGACGCAACCTATAAGGTAGCTAAGGCTAAAGCCGATGTCGCCATCAAAAATGAGAAAAATCTTGGGAAAGGATTAGCTTTGAATAAGGCTATTTCTTATCTTTTTGATCATCAAGAGTTTGACTATCTTATTTTCATGGATGCCGACGGCCAGCACAGTCCGGAGGACATAGACAAGTTTTTCGAAGAAGCCGAGAAGGGTAGTTCTTTCGTCATCGGCAATCGAATGGTTGAACCTTTGGGTATGCCCTACAATCGGGTCGTTACCAATAAGTTTATGTCCTGGCTTATTTCAAAGATAATTGGTCAGCAGGTTCCCGATAGCCAGTGTGGCTTTCGAATGATCAAACGTCAGGTTTTAGAGAAGATAGCTATTAAGACTAAAAAGTTTGAAATAGAATCAGAAATCTTAATTAAGGCGGCGAAACTGGGCTTTGATATAAAAAGCATGCCGATAAAAACTATCTATTTTAAGAACCCGCATAGTAAAATTCGCCCTTTTAGGGATGCGATAAGATTTATAACCTTTATAGCTAAGGTAGATAAGTGA
- a CDS encoding protein-L-isoaspartate(D-aspartate) O-methyltransferase, translating into MRERMVSEQISSRGIVDKRILNIFRSVPRHEFIPKEQLLSAYSDCPLSIGYGQTISQPYMVAAMTKELQLKSEMTVLEVGTGSGYQTAILCALRARVYSIERIKQLADQAKAVLDSLDYRAEVKMADGTLGWEEYAPYDRIIITAAASSIPEPLVKQLKIGGRLVVPVGGQSRQELTVLDKISDKEVKTENIFSCVFVPLIGKYGYEN; encoded by the coding sequence ATGAGAGAGCGGATGGTTTCTGAACAGATAAGCAGCCGCGGTATTGTTGATAAAAGAATTCTTAATATTTTTAGGTCTGTGCCTCGGCATGAATTTATCCCCAAAGAGCAGCTACTTAGTGCCTATAGTGATTGTCCACTTTCAATTGGATACGGCCAGACAATTTCTCAGCCTTATATGGTTGCTGCAATGACTAAAGAGTTACAGCTTAAATCGGAAATGACTGTTTTGGAAGTAGGAACCGGCAGTGGTTATCAAACCGCTATACTTTGTGCACTCAGAGCGCGAGTCTATAGTATTGAGCGGATTAAGCAATTGGCTGATCAGGCTAAAGCGGTTTTAGATAGTCTAGATTATCGGGCAGAGGTGAAGATGGCTGATGGGACGCTTGGCTGGGAAGAGTACGCCCCTTATGATCGGATTATTATTACTGCCGCAGCTAGTTCTATACCAGAGCCTTTAGTCAAACAGCTCAAGATAGGCGGAAGGCTTGTTGTTCCGGTTGGCGGTCAATCTCGCCAAGAGCTTACGGTTTTAGATAAGATTTCAGATAAAGAAGTTAAAACCGAAAATATTTTTAGTTGTGTTTTTGTTCCTCTAATCGGTAAATACGGATATGAAAACTAA
- a CDS encoding small multi-drug export protein, giving the protein MKTKVFAFLTALFSKKLLIVLVAALPIFELRLAIPLGIIKFNLPLLEVYFLSLIGNLIPIVPLLLLFKYFFHHLENIKFIGKFFSWWFRRVEQKSKIVDKWGFWGLVLFVSIPLPITGAWTGTVAATLFEMKTKKAALAIAIGVALAGLIVTVLSLLCADSVRGWLTFI; this is encoded by the coding sequence ATGAAAACTAAAGTTTTTGCATTTTTAACGGCACTATTTTCTAAAAAACTACTAATTGTTTTAGTGGCCGCGCTTCCTATTTTTGAGTTAAGATTAGCCATACCTTTAGGGATAATTAAATTTAATCTGCCGTTACTGGAGGTGTATTTTTTATCTTTAATTGGCAATCTAATTCCGATAGTGCCTTTGCTTTTATTGTTTAAGTATTTCTTTCATCATTTGGAAAATATAAAATTTATCGGTAAGTTTTTTAGTTGGTGGTTTAGGCGAGTTGAGCAGAAGTCAAAAATAGTCGATAAGTGGGGATTTTGGGGTTTAGTTTTATTTGTTTCTATTCCGTTACCAATAACCGGAGCTTGGACTGGAACGGTTGCCGCTACTTTGTTTGAAATGAAAACAAAAAAGGCGGCTTTGGCGATTGCTATCGGAGTAGCTTTAGCCGGATTGATAGTGACGGTTTTAAGTTTACTTTGTGCGGATTCAGTAAGAGGTTGGCTGACATTTATTTAA